A window from Limibacillus sp. encodes these proteins:
- the serB gene encoding phosphoserine phosphatase SerB, with product MTNVLTLLGSPLDEWQVAAVAEALDRDPDETDWLGEGEAADIHFEEAEPVEALEIARHLLGEEPVDMAAQIAAIRRKRLLLADMESTIIEEEMVDLLAEEIGIGEAVAEITARSMAGELDFEASLRQRMALLEGVPADLLEDLAEVMTLSPGARVLVQTMRQNGAFTLLATGGFRLFAERVRDSVGFHDLRCNDLKIANGRVTGGLKGPIFDRAGKLTALRETCEELHIQASEAAAVGDGSNDLDMIQAAGLGVAFRGKPILREEADACLDHFDLRGLLYFQGYRREEFRD from the coding sequence ATGACGAACGTACTCACTCTTCTAGGGTCCCCGCTGGACGAATGGCAAGTCGCCGCCGTCGCAGAGGCGCTGGACCGCGACCCGGACGAGACCGACTGGCTCGGCGAAGGCGAGGCCGCCGATATCCATTTCGAGGAGGCGGAACCGGTCGAGGCGCTGGAGATCGCCCGGCATCTGCTGGGCGAGGAGCCGGTCGACATGGCGGCCCAGATAGCGGCCATCCGGCGCAAGCGCCTGCTGCTGGCCGACATGGAGTCCACCATCATCGAAGAGGAGATGGTCGATCTGCTGGCCGAGGAGATCGGCATTGGCGAGGCCGTGGCCGAGATCACGGCGCGCAGCATGGCCGGCGAGCTGGATTTCGAGGCTTCGCTGCGCCAGCGCATGGCGCTGCTGGAAGGCGTCCCCGCCGACCTGCTGGAGGACCTGGCCGAGGTCATGACGCTCAGCCCCGGCGCGCGCGTTCTGGTCCAGACCATGCGCCAGAACGGCGCCTTCACGCTGCTGGCGACCGGCGGTTTCCGCCTCTTCGCCGAGCGGGTGCGCGACTCGGTCGGTTTCCACGACCTGCGCTGCAACGACCTGAAGATAGCCAACGGGCGAGTGACCGGCGGCCTGAAGGGCCCGATCTTCGACCGCGCGGGCAAGCTGACGGCGCTGAGAGAGACCTGCGAGGAGCTGCACATCCAGGCGAGCGAGGCGGCCGCCGTCGGCGACGGCTCCAACGATCTGGACATGATCCAGGCCGCCGGTCTCGGTGTCGCTTTCCGGGGCAAGCCGATCCTGCGCGAAGAGGCGGACGCCTGCCTCGATCACTTCGACCTTCGCGGCCTGCTCTATTTCCAGGGCTACCGCCGCGAGGAGTTCAGGGACTAG
- a CDS encoding MATE family efflux transporter: MSSDGLVPSLHHSLGYNIRRTLELAAPVTLSRALTMTMIAADTVMSGWAGPVPLANYGLAFAIHMPIFVIGLGIMVGVPILVSQADGAMAPERCGPVWRKGLQIALLLGAVSLAISMLGERFFLLIGHDPALAKGAGDTFFWFAVGLPGLFLYIVSAFFVEGLSKPRVAMTVVLFANFLNIAGNWLLIEGNLGFPAMGAEGAALSLSLTRWCMAAALIGYILFLLPDRERYALKPGRGDPRNASLSKLLRLGIPFGTAIGLESLAFATLANFAGRLGTEPLAGYQAAMNMTAFIFMIALGFSAASTVRVGNAVGREDAKGVRLAGWTGLGLVLTAMTLIGFLVWRFDGQLARFYNADPAVISIIVASLSIVAVSVLFDGAQAAMMGALRGAGDVLIPSISHLFSFWVVGVPLCWYLGLHLGQGVPGLFLGMVAALLSASLLLALRFAVISRRAVRPIGT, from the coding sequence ATGAGCAGCGACGGCCTCGTCCCAAGCCTCCATCACAGCCTGGGCTACAACATCAGACGGACCTTGGAACTGGCGGCGCCGGTGACGCTGTCGCGCGCGCTCACCATGACCATGATCGCAGCGGACACGGTGATGTCCGGCTGGGCCGGGCCCGTCCCACTGGCCAACTACGGCCTCGCCTTTGCGATCCACATGCCGATCTTCGTGATCGGCCTCGGCATCATGGTCGGCGTCCCGATCCTGGTGTCCCAGGCCGACGGCGCGATGGCGCCGGAGCGCTGCGGCCCGGTCTGGCGCAAGGGGCTTCAGATCGCCCTGCTGCTTGGCGCGGTCTCGCTCGCGATCTCAATGCTGGGAGAACGCTTCTTCCTGCTGATCGGTCACGATCCGGCGCTGGCCAAGGGGGCGGGCGACACCTTCTTCTGGTTCGCCGTCGGTCTGCCGGGGCTCTTCCTCTACATCGTCTCGGCCTTCTTCGTGGAGGGACTGAGCAAACCGCGCGTGGCCATGACGGTCGTACTGTTCGCCAACTTCCTGAACATCGCGGGCAACTGGCTGTTGATCGAGGGCAACCTCGGCTTCCCGGCCATGGGCGCGGAAGGGGCCGCGCTGTCGCTGTCCTTGACCCGCTGGTGCATGGCGGCGGCTTTGATCGGCTACATCCTTTTCCTCCTGCCGGACCGGGAGCGCTATGCGCTGAAGCCGGGCCGGGGCGATCCCCGGAACGCCAGCTTATCCAAGCTGCTTCGCCTGGGCATTCCCTTCGGCACGGCGATCGGGCTTGAGTCCCTGGCCTTCGCCACACTCGCGAACTTCGCCGGGCGCCTTGGCACGGAACCCTTGGCCGGGTATCAGGCCGCCATGAACATGACCGCCTTCATCTTCATGATCGCACTGGGCTTCAGCGCCGCCAGCACCGTCCGGGTCGGCAACGCCGTGGGGCGCGAAGACGCCAAGGGCGTGCGGCTGGCGGGCTGGACGGGGCTCGGTCTGGTGCTGACCGCCATGACGCTGATCGGCTTTCTGGTCTGGCGCTTCGACGGACAGCTCGCGCGCTTCTACAACGCGGACCCGGCGGTGATCTCGATCATCGTCGCCAGTCTCTCCATCGTCGCGGTCTCGGTGCTGTTCGACGGGGCGCAGGCGGCCATGATGGGCGCGCTGCGCGGCGCGGGCGACGTTCTGATCCCCAGTATCAGCCACCTCTTCTCCTTCTGGGTCGTGGGCGTGCCGCTCTGCTGGTATCTTGGACTGCATCTGGGGCAGGGGGTGCCGGGGCTTTTCCTCGGCATGGTGGCCGCGCTGCTTTCGGCGAGCCTGTTGCTGGCTCTCCGCTTCGCCGTGATTTCCCGGCGGGCCGTCCGGCCTATCGGTACATGA
- a CDS encoding amidase, which translates to MQDSFFQNSLGAFVPGGVFSLKESDTGPLAGLTFAAKDLYDVEGHVTTAGNPYFGKARGPAKAHAKTVAQLLAAGAELIGKTTTDEFAFGINGMNHHFGVPTNPEAPGRVTGGSSGGSAAAVAGGLADFALGTDTGGSVRIPASYCGLFGIRPSHGRVAAEGIWPLAPSLDTCGWFARDAGLMARVGAVLLDREAGASGQVSRLLIAEDAFDLLEVETQKTLEPWVKRLADWIGKADRFKLAGPAGDLEVMRDVYRRVQGYEAWIANGPWVGENFDKIGPDVAERFRLASKVTEAEYAEATALRRTHAEWLEKELAGEAFVCLPPALGPAPLVSQPLDSLDDWRLKTLRLSAVSPLARTPQISLPLASQEGAPVGLGLMGAYGTDESLLAFTGRFTKEAEPGDQLGAF; encoded by the coding sequence ATGCAGGACAGTTTCTTCCAGAATTCGTTGGGCGCGTTCGTTCCGGGCGGCGTCTTCTCGCTGAAAGAGAGCGACACTGGACCGCTCGCAGGGCTGACCTTCGCGGCCAAGGACCTCTACGACGTGGAAGGCCATGTCACCACCGCCGGGAATCCCTACTTCGGAAAGGCGCGGGGCCCGGCCAAGGCGCACGCCAAGACCGTGGCGCAGCTTCTGGCGGCCGGAGCCGAGCTGATCGGCAAGACCACGACCGATGAGTTCGCCTTCGGCATAAACGGCATGAACCACCACTTCGGCGTGCCCACCAATCCGGAAGCGCCGGGTCGGGTGACCGGCGGCTCCTCGGGCGGTTCGGCGGCGGCGGTCGCGGGCGGCCTCGCGGATTTTGCGCTGGGCACCGACACCGGCGGGTCGGTTCGCATCCCGGCCAGCTATTGCGGGCTCTTCGGCATCCGTCCCAGCCACGGACGCGTGGCCGCCGAGGGGATCTGGCCGCTGGCCCCCTCGCTCGACACCTGCGGCTGGTTCGCCCGCGATGCGGGGCTCATGGCCCGGGTGGGCGCTGTCCTGCTGGACCGGGAGGCCGGCGCCTCCGGACAGGTCTCGCGCCTTCTCATCGCCGAGGACGCCTTCGATCTCCTGGAAGTGGAAACGCAAAAGACTCTCGAACCCTGGGTCAAGCGTCTGGCCGATTGGATCGGCAAGGCGGACCGCTTCAAGCTGGCAGGCCCCGCGGGCGACCTGGAGGTCATGCGGGACGTCTACCGCCGCGTGCAGGGCTATGAAGCCTGGATCGCCAACGGCCCCTGGGTCGGGGAGAACTTCGACAAGATCGGCCCCGACGTCGCCGAGCGCTTCCGGCTCGCCAGCAAGGTCACTGAAGCCGAGTACGCCGAGGCAACGGCGCTGCGCCGAACCCATGCGGAATGGCTGGAGAAGGAACTGGCGGGGGAGGCCTTCGTCTGTCTGCCGCCGGCCTTGGGCCCCGCCCCGCTGGTCAGTCAGCCGCTCGACAGCCTGGACGACTGGCGCTTGAAGACCCTGCGCCTCAGCGCCGTCTCCCCCCTTGCCCGCACGCCGCAAATCAGCCTGCCGCTCGCCAGTCAGGAGGGCGCGCCGGTCGGCCTCGGCCTGATGGGCGCCTACGGCACGGATGAATCGCTGCTGGCCTTCACCGGGCGCTTCACCAAGGAAGCCGAACCGGGCGATCAGCTGGGCGCTTTCTAG
- a CDS encoding P1 family peptidase, which translates to MTGRKRARDWGFPLPGTTGPLNAITDVAGVEVGMVTLIEGEGPLRRGAGPVRTGVTAILPRGRAKGGLPVFAGLFSLNGAGEMTGAHWIEESGLLEGPLAITNTHSVGAVHEGILRWGLESGQARVMEWGLPLVAETFDGELNDIDGFHVRPGHAVEALEAASGGPVPLGSVGGGTGMICYGYKGGSGSASRRVRVAGTDYTLGVFVQANFGMREELTLCGLPVGRELDNADELRAQPAGSIIAVVATDAPLLPQQLKRLARRVPLGMARSGAVGHNGSGDIFLAFSTANEAAAKSRSGAAALEALANAEMDLLFEATVEATDEAILDCLFCNRDMKGRDGNFVPALPDAVIEDVLRRLAARDGK; encoded by the coding sequence ATGACAGGACGAAAACGCGCACGCGATTGGGGCTTTCCGCTGCCCGGAACGACAGGCCCCCTGAACGCCATCACCGACGTGGCCGGGGTCGAGGTCGGCATGGTCACGCTGATCGAAGGCGAGGGTCCTTTGCGGCGCGGCGCCGGACCGGTGCGCACAGGCGTCACGGCGATCCTGCCGCGCGGGCGCGCGAAGGGCGGCCTGCCGGTCTTCGCCGGGCTCTTTAGCCTCAACGGCGCGGGCGAGATGACCGGGGCGCATTGGATCGAGGAAAGCGGGCTTCTCGAAGGGCCGCTCGCGATCACCAACACGCATTCGGTGGGGGCGGTGCACGAAGGCATCCTGCGCTGGGGCCTGGAGAGCGGGCAGGCGCGGGTCATGGAGTGGGGCCTGCCTCTGGTGGCTGAGACCTTCGACGGCGAACTGAACGACATCGACGGCTTCCATGTCCGCCCCGGCCATGCCGTCGAGGCCCTGGAGGCCGCCTCCGGCGGGCCGGTGCCGCTAGGCAGCGTCGGCGGCGGGACCGGCATGATCTGCTATGGCTACAAGGGCGGCTCGGGCAGCGCTTCGCGCCGGGTCCGGGTGGCCGGGACGGACTACACACTCGGAGTCTTCGTCCAGGCGAACTTCGGCATGCGCGAGGAACTCACGCTCTGCGGTCTGCCGGTGGGCCGCGAGTTGGACAACGCGGACGAGCTGCGCGCGCAGCCGGCGGGCTCCATCATCGCCGTGGTCGCGACCGATGCGCCGCTGCTGCCCCAACAGCTAAAGCGCCTCGCGCGGCGCGTGCCGCTCGGCATGGCGCGCAGCGGCGCGGTTGGCCACAACGGCTCGGGCGATATCTTCCTCGCCTTTTCCACGGCCAACGAAGCGGCGGCGAAATCCAGGAGCGGCGCGGCGGCCTTGGAGGCGCTGGCGAACGCGGAGATGGATCTGCTGTTCGAGGCGACGGTGGAGGCGACCGACGAGGCCATTCTCGACTGCCTCTTCTGCAACCGGGACATGAAGGGCCGGGACGGGAACTTCGTCCCCGCGCTGCCGGACGCGGTCATCGAGGATGTGCTGCGGCGGCTGGCCGCGCGCGACGGAAAGTAG